One segment of Acidimicrobiales bacterium DNA contains the following:
- a CDS encoding aldehyde dehydrogenase family protein — MGDDAGVRSRVSVAGVSVSVDHYVGGRRLSSPTTFENRSPLDWSTVLAEVSAGDAATADAALAAATEAFEGWAALGTAGRAPHLRRLADLIDERVADIAAVECVDMGMRHESLRNRVIGRGARNFRAYAELAEQHEERVWSSNGTANRVQRLPAGPAVVITPWNAPFMLATWKLAPALAAGNPVVLKPAEWSPLSASLLADLADEAGLPSGVLNVVQGIGSQIGPPLTSDRRVRRLSFTGSPATARAIGTAAAANIVPFTAELGGKGALVVFADSDLDAAARTAAGQYDDSGQVCLAGTRLLVEASAADDFLARFHAYADEHLLGDAHDDATTITPMIHPTHVTRVEGFIERALAAGDKVLRGGHRHVPDGWTGRPEDALWVEPTLIAPASNDSEIVQHEVFGPVLTFQTFVDEDEAIRLANSTAYGLSATLFTGSAERAERVGGALRAGTTWVNCFLVRDLTAPFGGLGISGLGREGGDHALEFHADLKTLQIREDTTT, encoded by the coding sequence ATGGGCGACGACGCTGGAGTGCGGTCACGGGTTTCCGTGGCTGGGGTATCGGTCTCCGTCGACCATTACGTCGGAGGGCGTCGCCTGTCGTCGCCCACCACCTTCGAGAATCGCTCCCCGTTGGACTGGTCGACGGTGCTGGCCGAGGTGTCGGCCGGTGACGCCGCCACAGCGGATGCTGCCCTGGCCGCGGCCACCGAGGCCTTCGAGGGCTGGGCTGCCCTGGGTACCGCCGGGCGGGCACCCCACCTCCGCCGTCTGGCCGACCTGATCGACGAGCGGGTGGCCGATATCGCGGCGGTTGAGTGCGTCGACATGGGGATGCGCCACGAGAGCCTCCGCAACCGGGTCATCGGCCGGGGGGCTAGAAACTTCCGGGCCTACGCCGAACTGGCCGAACAGCACGAGGAACGGGTCTGGTCGTCCAACGGCACCGCCAACCGTGTGCAGCGACTCCCTGCTGGTCCAGCGGTGGTCATCACGCCGTGGAACGCCCCGTTCATGCTGGCCACCTGGAAGCTGGCTCCCGCGCTGGCTGCCGGCAACCCGGTGGTCCTCAAGCCTGCCGAGTGGTCGCCCCTGTCGGCCAGCTTGCTGGCCGACCTAGCCGACGAGGCCGGACTGCCGTCCGGCGTACTCAACGTCGTGCAGGGCATCGGGTCCCAGATCGGTCCACCACTGACATCGGACCGGCGGGTGCGGCGCCTGTCGTTCACCGGTTCGCCGGCCACCGCCCGGGCGATCGGGACGGCTGCCGCGGCCAACATCGTGCCGTTCACCGCGGAACTGGGCGGAAAGGGCGCCCTGGTGGTGTTTGCCGACAGCGACCTGGATGCAGCGGCCCGCACGGCAGCCGGCCAGTACGACGACTCGGGCCAGGTCTGCCTGGCCGGGACCCGCCTACTCGTCGAGGCTTCGGCGGCCGACGACTTTCTGGCCCGGTTCCACGCCTACGCCGACGAGCACCTCCTCGGCGACGCCCATGACGATGCCACCACGATCACTCCGATGATCCACCCCACCCACGTGACCCGCGTCGAGGGGTTCATCGAGCGGGCGCTGGCGGCCGGCGACAAGGTGCTCCGGGGTGGGCACCGTCATGTCCCCGACGGTTGGACCGGGCGGCCCGAGGACGCCCTGTGGGTTGAGCCCACCCTTATCGCGCCGGCGTCCAATGACAGCGAGATCGTCCAACACGAGGTGTTCGGGCCCGTCCTGACCTTCCAGACGTTCGTCGACGAGGATGAGGCGATCCGGCTTGCCAACTCAACGGCCTACGGGCTGTCGGCCACTTTGTTCACCGGATCGGCCGAGCGGGCCGAGCGGGTGGGTGGCGCTCTTCGGGCGGGCACCACCTGGGTCAATTGCTTTCTGGTTCGCGACCTGACGGCGCCGTTCGGTGGCTTGGGCATCAGCGGACTGGGGCGCGAGGGTGGTGATCACGCCCTGGAGTTCCACGCCGACCTCAAGACCCTCCAGATACGTGAGGACACCACCACATGA
- a CDS encoding acyl-CoA dehydrogenase family protein, with the protein MSDLITPRRRELVGQMAALGPTIAARADQVDRDAAFPYENYADLREAGFLALCIPEEHGGLGADFSTYALVSEELARHCGSTALTFNMHTATMLLIGQIADDLSMGDEERVEHDRRRTAVWRGVVEDGTIHAQPFSEGRAPGETAGFATQAVPVDGGFRVSGRKIFASLSEAADSHNVTCMVEGDDRVRFLGVPADAEGITIQGDWDPLGMRGTVSKNLLFDNVFVRADQELLPPGCFDQVATRWPYFYMTLSFSYLGIQRAVLDYTAAALRGDGGSTERRDHPQKQNGWAEMRLAWERSQALTYRVLGEVGVDPTEDQLHRAWSATVTAMETAPEVASTAVRVCGGRSLLRPSALERMYRDARCGATMLPWSVEVTRDRLGRAGLYDD; encoded by the coding sequence ATGAGCGACCTGATAACCCCCCGCCGGCGAGAGCTGGTGGGCCAGATGGCAGCGCTGGGGCCGACCATCGCGGCCCGGGCCGATCAGGTCGACCGGGATGCGGCCTTTCCCTACGAGAACTACGCCGATCTCCGCGAGGCGGGCTTCCTTGCCCTGTGCATCCCTGAGGAACACGGCGGACTGGGTGCGGACTTCTCGACCTACGCCCTGGTATCCGAGGAATTGGCCAGGCACTGCGGTTCGACCGCGCTGACCTTCAACATGCACACAGCCACCATGTTGCTGATCGGCCAGATAGCCGACGACCTCTCGATGGGTGACGAGGAGCGAGTGGAGCACGACCGGCGCCGCACCGCCGTGTGGCGTGGCGTGGTCGAGGACGGCACGATCCACGCTCAGCCGTTCAGCGAGGGGCGGGCACCCGGGGAGACCGCGGGCTTCGCCACGCAGGCCGTTCCCGTCGACGGGGGCTTCCGGGTGTCGGGTCGCAAGATCTTCGCCTCGTTGTCCGAAGCCGCCGACAGTCACAACGTGACTTGCATGGTCGAAGGCGACGATCGGGTCCGGTTCCTCGGGGTACCGGCTGACGCGGAGGGCATCACCATCCAAGGCGACTGGGATCCGCTGGGCATGCGGGGCACCGTTTCCAAGAACTTGCTGTTCGACAACGTGTTCGTACGTGCCGACCAGGAGTTACTGCCGCCTGGTTGCTTCGACCAGGTGGCCACCCGCTGGCCGTACTTCTACATGACGCTGTCGTTTTCCTACCTGGGGATCCAGCGGGCGGTGCTGGACTACACGGCAGCCGCCCTGCGAGGCGACGGTGGGTCGACGGAACGCCGGGACCACCCGCAGAAGCAGAACGGGTGGGCGGAGATGCGCTTGGCGTGGGAACGGTCCCAGGCCCTGACCTACCGGGTGCTTGGCGAGGTAGGGGTGGATCCGACCGAGGACCAACTCCATCGGGCCTGGTCGGCCACGGTGACGGCCATGGAGACGGCGCCTGAGGTGGCGTCCACCGCGGTCCGGGTGTGTGGCGGCCGCTCGCTTCTGCGACCCAGCGCTCTAGAGCGGATGTATCGCGACGCCCGCTGCGGTGCCACGATGCTTCCGTGGAGCGTCGAGGTGACGCGCGATCGACTGGGCCGGGCTGGCCTCTACGACGACTGA